In a single window of the Micromonospora sp. WMMD1155 genome:
- a CDS encoding glycosyltransferase, translating to MTALNAQRAAVQARPTASGAVLDVVIPVYNEEADLGPCVRRLHAHLTEHFPYPFQITIADNASVDDTPAIADGLAAELPGVDVLHLEAKGRGRALSAAWSASSAPVLAYMDVDLSTDLAALLPLVAPLISGHSDLAIGTRLARTSRVVRGAKREVISRAYNLLLRGALAARFSDAQCGFKAIRADVAGELLPLVRDTGWFFDTELLVLAQRAGLRIHEVPVDWVDDPDSRVDIVATALADLRGVGRLGRALLTGALPLTALRAQWGRGPLAVPPGRAPLAVPPGRGPLAVPPGRAPLTGPATQVPVGLPRQLVRFAAVGVASTLAYLVLFVATRGALGAQPANLLALLVTAVANTAANRRLTFGITGRRHAGRHHVQGLLAFALGLALTSGSLAVLHAVHAVPARPVELAVLVAANLAATVSRFVLLRLGMHHRARPTRR from the coding sequence GTGACCGCGCTGAACGCACAGCGGGCCGCCGTCCAGGCCCGACCCACCGCCTCCGGCGCGGTGCTGGACGTGGTGATCCCGGTCTACAACGAGGAGGCCGACCTCGGCCCGTGCGTACGACGGCTGCACGCCCACCTGACCGAGCACTTCCCGTACCCGTTCCAGATCACCATCGCGGACAACGCGAGCGTCGACGACACACCGGCGATAGCTGACGGTCTCGCCGCCGAACTGCCCGGCGTCGACGTGCTGCACCTGGAGGCCAAGGGGCGGGGAAGGGCGCTGTCGGCGGCCTGGTCCGCGTCGTCCGCGCCGGTGCTGGCGTACATGGACGTGGACCTCTCCACCGACCTGGCGGCGCTGTTGCCGCTCGTAGCGCCGCTCATCTCCGGCCACTCCGACCTGGCGATCGGCACCCGCCTGGCGCGTACCTCCCGGGTGGTACGCGGTGCCAAGCGGGAGGTCATCTCCCGGGCCTACAACCTGTTGCTGCGCGGTGCGCTGGCGGCGCGGTTCTCCGACGCGCAGTGCGGGTTCAAGGCGATCCGCGCCGACGTGGCCGGTGAGCTGCTGCCGTTGGTGCGCGACACCGGCTGGTTCTTCGACACCGAGTTGCTGGTCCTCGCGCAGCGGGCCGGTCTGCGCATCCACGAGGTGCCGGTGGACTGGGTCGACGACCCGGACAGCCGCGTCGACATCGTCGCCACCGCCCTGGCCGACCTGCGCGGGGTGGGCCGACTGGGTCGGGCGTTGCTGACCGGCGCGCTGCCGTTGACCGCCCTGCGTGCCCAGTGGGGCCGGGGGCCGCTCGCCGTGCCGCCCGGCCGTGCGCCGCTGGCCGTGCCGCCTGGCCGGGGGCCGCTCGCCGTGCCGCCCGGCCGTGCGCCGCTGACCGGTCCGGCGACTCAGGTGCCCGTCGGGTTGCCCCGTCAGTTGGTCCGGTTCGCGGCGGTCGGGGTGGCCAGCACCCTCGCGTACCTGGTGCTGTTCGTGGCGACCCGGGGTGCCCTCGGCGCGCAACCGGCCAACCTGCTGGCGCTGCTGGTGACCGCTGTGGCGAACACGGCCGCGAACCGTCGGCTGACGTTCGGCATCACCGGGCGTCGGCACGCGGGGCGGCATCACGTGCAGGGTCTGCTGGCCTTCGCGCTCGGTCTGGCGTTGACCAGTGGCTCGTTGGCCGTCCTGCACGCGGTCCACGCCGTACCGGCCCGGCCGGTGGAGCTGGCCGTGCTGGTGGCCGCGAACCTGGCCGCCACCGTCTCGCGATTCGTGCTGCTGCGCCTCGGCATGCACCACCGGGCCCGCCCGACGCGTCGGTGA
- a CDS encoding glycosyltransferase family 39 protein → MDRTETLTAPAEPEPPTATRPDEHSPPTRRSPAWARPALAGLLLATALLYLWGLGASGWANSFYAAAVQAGSVSWKAFLYGSSDAANSITVDKTPASLWLMALSVRVFGLNSWAMLVPQALCGVASVGVLYATVRRWYGPAAGLIAGAVLAVTPVATLMFRFNNPDALLVLLLVAGAYATVRAVESASTRWIVLVGVLVGFGFLTKMLQAFLVVPVFAGVYLLAAPTGLWRRVRQLLLAGLAVVVSAGWWVALVELVPADARPYIGGSQGNSILELTLGYNGLGRITGDEVGSVGGGGGRPGGGGPFSGQTGILRMFGGEVGGQVSWLLPAAAILLVAGLLVAGRAARTDRARAGLLLWGGWLLVTGLIFSFMSGIFHAYYTVALAPAIGALVGIGVTMLWHERRPAVAAVAEIPAGDPVPASADGVAGSRRQRWRRPAASATLAGTLAVTVWWAWSLLGRSPDWYPWLRGVVLVAGLVGAALLLLMTRLPRRSVPVVLGLGLATALAGPVAYAAQTAATPHTGSIPSAGPFVAGGFGRGGFPGGRPPGGMELPGGGQFPGGFPGGGRFPGGGQNGGGQFPGGTPGGGQFPGGGRDGGGPNGGGQDDGGTNGGGQNGGQGPGFPDGGRNGGPAGGQGRPAGGGMGGLLDAREPSTALRELLERDSADYTWVAATIGSNNASGYQLATGDPVMPIGGFNGSDPSPTLAQFQRYVADGKIHYFIGGGGFRANGGSSASQEIAAWVAEAFTAQTVDGVTVYDLSTGTEAS, encoded by the coding sequence ATGGACAGAACAGAGACCCTGACGGCACCCGCCGAACCCGAGCCGCCGACGGCCACACGCCCCGACGAGCACTCGCCGCCGACGCGTCGCTCGCCGGCCTGGGCCCGGCCCGCGCTGGCCGGCCTGCTGCTCGCCACGGCTCTGCTCTACCTGTGGGGCCTGGGTGCCTCCGGTTGGGCGAACTCCTTCTACGCCGCGGCCGTGCAGGCCGGCTCGGTGAGTTGGAAGGCGTTCCTCTACGGCTCGTCGGACGCCGCCAACTCCATCACCGTCGACAAGACACCCGCGTCGCTGTGGCTGATGGCCCTGTCCGTACGGGTCTTCGGGCTGAACAGCTGGGCGATGCTCGTGCCGCAGGCGCTCTGCGGGGTCGCCTCGGTCGGCGTGTTGTACGCGACGGTGAGACGCTGGTACGGGCCGGCCGCCGGTCTGATCGCCGGCGCGGTCCTCGCGGTCACCCCGGTGGCGACGCTGATGTTCCGGTTCAACAACCCGGACGCGTTGCTGGTCCTGCTGCTGGTCGCCGGGGCGTACGCCACAGTGCGCGCGGTGGAGTCGGCGAGCACCAGGTGGATCGTGCTGGTCGGTGTGCTGGTCGGCTTCGGCTTTCTCACCAAGATGCTCCAGGCGTTCCTGGTGGTGCCGGTCTTCGCCGGTGTCTACCTGCTGGCCGCGCCGACCGGGCTGTGGCGGCGGGTCCGACAGCTGCTGTTGGCGGGCCTGGCGGTGGTGGTCTCGGCCGGCTGGTGGGTGGCGCTCGTCGAGCTGGTCCCGGCCGACGCCCGCCCGTACATCGGAGGGTCGCAGGGGAACAGCATCCTGGAGCTCACCCTCGGCTACAACGGCCTCGGCCGGATCACCGGTGACGAGGTGGGAAGCGTCGGTGGCGGAGGCGGGCGCCCGGGAGGCGGCGGTCCGTTCTCGGGCCAGACCGGCATCCTGCGCATGTTCGGTGGTGAGGTCGGCGGTCAGGTCTCCTGGCTGCTGCCGGCCGCCGCGATCCTGCTGGTCGCCGGGCTGCTGGTGGCCGGCCGGGCGGCGCGTACCGACCGGGCCCGGGCCGGGCTGCTGCTCTGGGGCGGCTGGCTGCTGGTCACCGGCCTGATCTTCAGCTTCATGTCCGGGATCTTCCACGCGTACTACACGGTGGCGCTCGCCCCGGCGATCGGTGCGTTGGTCGGCATCGGTGTCACGATGCTGTGGCACGAGCGGCGACCGGCTGTCGCCGCGGTCGCCGAGATCCCGGCGGGTGATCCGGTGCCGGCGTCCGCCGACGGTGTCGCTGGTTCGCGACGGCAGCGGTGGCGTCGACCGGCGGCCTCGGCGACGCTCGCCGGCACTCTCGCGGTCACCGTCTGGTGGGCGTGGTCGCTGCTCGGGCGTAGCCCCGACTGGTACCCGTGGTTGCGCGGCGTCGTGCTCGTCGCCGGTCTGGTCGGTGCGGCGCTGCTCCTGCTGATGACCCGGCTTCCCCGCCGGTCGGTGCCGGTGGTGCTGGGTCTGGGCCTCGCGACGGCCCTCGCGGGCCCGGTCGCGTACGCGGCGCAGACCGCGGCGACCCCGCACACCGGGTCGATCCCCAGCGCCGGTCCGTTCGTGGCCGGCGGCTTCGGGCGCGGCGGCTTCCCCGGTGGGCGACCACCGGGCGGGATGGAACTGCCGGGCGGCGGTCAGTTCCCGGGTGGTTTCCCGGGCGGGGGTCGATTCCCGGGCGGGGGTCAGAACGGTGGCGGTCAGTTCCCGGGCGGCACCCCCGGCGGGGGCCAATTCCCCGGCGGCGGTCGAGACGGCGGCGGTCCGAACGGCGGCGGTCAGGACGACGGCGGAACGAACGGCGGCGGTCAGAACGGCGGCCAGGGGCCGGGCTTCCCCGACGGTGGCCGCAACGGCGGGCCCGCCGGCGGCCAGGGACGCCCGGCCGGCGGGGGAATGGGCGGCCTGCTCGACGCCCGGGAGCCCAGCACCGCGCTGCGCGAGTTGCTGGAGCGCGACAGCGCCGACTACACCTGGGTGGCCGCCACCATCGGCTCCAACAACGCCTCCGGTTACCAGCTCGCCACCGGAGATCCGGTGATGCCGATCGGCGGATTCAACGGCAGCGACCCGTCGCCCACCCTCGCGCAGTTCCAGCGCTACGTGGCCGATGGAAAGATCCACTACTTCATCGGTGGTGGCGGCTTCCGGGCCAACGGCGGCAGCTCGGCCTCCCAGGAGATCGCCGCCTGGGTCGCGGAGGCGTTCACGGCGCAGACCGTCGACGGTGTCACCGTCTACGACCTGAGCACCGGCACGGAGGCGTCGTGA
- a CDS encoding HAMP domain-containing sensor histidine kinase: MSSNPPSDRRPLRAARRWLAGRSLRTRLVFALLALLAVVSVAIGGLTTVALRHFLIDRLDAQLAPATTMRGDRPGRPVFPGNGPGVPPGSPSGTVVAVITDGRVVSARTLTDRPSSGDPFPDEQAVPVGEVAALAALPVDVEPRTVDLGVRGDYRAVARQYWDGRVRVVAIPLSGVQETVWWMVAAQAAVAAAGLLVAGAAGALIVRATLRPLNRVAATATRVTELPLDRGEVALAVRVPDADTDARTEVGQVGAALNRMLGHVADALSARQASETRVRQFVADASHELRTPLAAIRGYAEVARRGRDEVPPDVAHALRRVESESTRMTRLVDDLLLLARLDAGRPLAVEPVDLTALVVDAVSDAHVAGPDHRWQLDLPEVVLRVPGDAARLHQVVANLLANARVHTPPGSTVTTTLAVDAGYAVLTVADDGPGVPAELQPEMFERFARGDGSRSRAHGSTGLGLAIVAAVVEAHRGTVGVDSRPGRTAFTVRLPHPTADA; the protein is encoded by the coding sequence ATGTCCTCAAACCCGCCGAGTGACCGCCGACCGCTGCGTGCCGCCCGACGGTGGCTGGCCGGCCGCTCCCTGCGTACCCGACTGGTGTTCGCCCTGCTCGCGCTGCTGGCGGTGGTCAGCGTCGCGATCGGTGGCCTGACCACCGTGGCGCTGCGGCACTTCCTGATCGACCGGCTCGACGCCCAGCTGGCACCCGCGACGACCATGCGGGGTGACCGTCCGGGGCGGCCGGTGTTCCCGGGCAACGGACCCGGCGTGCCACCCGGATCGCCGTCGGGCACGGTGGTCGCCGTGATCACCGACGGGCGGGTGGTCAGCGCGCGGACGCTGACCGACAGGCCGTCCAGTGGCGACCCGTTCCCCGACGAACAGGCCGTTCCGGTCGGTGAGGTCGCCGCGCTGGCGGCTCTGCCGGTCGACGTGGAACCACGCACCGTGGACCTCGGGGTGCGCGGTGACTACCGGGCCGTGGCCCGGCAGTACTGGGACGGCCGGGTACGCGTCGTCGCGATCCCGCTGTCCGGCGTGCAGGAGACCGTGTGGTGGATGGTGGCGGCGCAGGCCGCGGTGGCCGCCGCCGGGTTGCTGGTCGCCGGTGCGGCCGGTGCGCTGATCGTCCGGGCCACGCTGCGCCCGCTCAACCGGGTGGCCGCCACCGCCACCCGGGTCACCGAGCTGCCCCTCGATCGTGGGGAGGTGGCCCTCGCCGTCCGCGTGCCGGATGCTGACACCGACGCGCGCACCGAGGTCGGTCAGGTCGGCGCGGCGTTGAACCGGATGCTGGGCCACGTCGCCGACGCGCTCTCCGCCCGGCAGGCCAGCGAGACGCGGGTACGCCAGTTCGTCGCCGACGCCAGCCACGAGCTGCGGACTCCGCTGGCGGCGATCCGGGGCTACGCCGAGGTGGCCCGGCGCGGCCGGGACGAGGTTCCCCCGGACGTGGCGCACGCGTTGCGCCGGGTGGAGTCGGAGAGCACCCGGATGACGCGGCTCGTCGACGACCTGTTGCTGCTGGCCCGCCTCGACGCCGGTCGGCCGCTCGCTGTCGAACCGGTCGACCTGACCGCCCTGGTGGTGGACGCGGTCAGCGACGCGCACGTCGCCGGGCCCGACCACCGCTGGCAGCTCGACCTGCCCGAGGTGGTGCTTCGGGTGCCCGGCGACGCCGCCCGGCTGCACCAGGTGGTCGCGAACCTGCTGGCCAACGCGCGGGTGCACACCCCACCCGGCAGCACGGTGACCACCACGTTGGCCGTCGACGCGGGCTACGCCGTGCTCACCGTCGCCGACGACGGGCCCGGGGTACCGGCGGAGCTGCAACCGGAGATGTTCGAACGGTTCGCGCGCGGCGACGGCTCCCGGTCCCGGGCGCACGGCAGCACCGGTCTCGGCCTGGCGATCGTGGCGGCCGTGGTGGAGGCCCACCGGGGCACGGTCGGAGTGGACAGCCGGCCGGGTCGGACAGCGTTCACCGTCCGGTTGCCTCATCCCACAGCTGACGCATAG
- a CDS encoding response regulator transcription factor: MVMNGQAAPSRIELRRPDGEPVRVLVVDDEPTLTDLLSMALRYEGWQVRSAGDGMAALSAARQFQPDAVVLDVMLPDLDGFQVLRRLREYAPTVPVLFLTARDAVEERIAGLTVGGDDYVTKPFSLEEVIARLRALLRRSGFAVAAREDAVLTVGDLSLDEDSHEVRRSGQLVTLTATEFELLRYLMRNPRRVLSKAQILDRVWNYDFGGQANVVELYISYLRKKIDAGRAPMIHTLRGAGYVLKPAE, encoded by the coding sequence ATGGTCATGAACGGGCAGGCCGCACCGAGCCGGATCGAGCTACGCCGCCCCGACGGGGAACCCGTGCGGGTGCTGGTGGTCGACGACGAGCCCACGCTCACCGATCTGCTGTCGATGGCCCTGCGGTACGAGGGTTGGCAGGTCCGCAGCGCCGGTGACGGGATGGCGGCGTTGAGTGCCGCCCGGCAGTTCCAGCCGGACGCGGTGGTGCTCGACGTGATGTTGCCCGACCTGGACGGCTTCCAGGTGCTGCGTCGACTGCGTGAGTACGCGCCCACCGTGCCGGTGCTCTTCCTGACCGCCCGCGACGCGGTGGAGGAGCGCATCGCCGGGTTGACCGTCGGCGGGGACGACTACGTGACCAAGCCGTTCAGCCTGGAGGAGGTGATCGCCCGGTTGCGCGCCCTGTTGCGCCGCTCCGGGTTCGCGGTCGCCGCCCGCGAGGACGCCGTGCTGACCGTCGGCGACCTCAGCCTCGACGAGGACAGTCACGAGGTGCGTCGATCCGGCCAACTGGTCACGCTCACCGCCACCGAGTTCGAGCTGCTGCGCTACCTGATGCGCAATCCGCGTCGGGTGCTCAGCAAGGCGCAGATCCTCGACCGGGTGTGGAACTACGACTTCGGCGGCCAGGCCAACGTGGTGGAGCTGTACATCTCGTACCTGCGCAAGAAGATCGACGCCGGCCGGGCGCCGATGATCCACACGCTGCGCGGTGCGGGCTATGTCCTCAAACCCGCCGAGTGA
- a CDS encoding serine/threonine-protein kinase: MRALDGRYQLERRIGVGGMSEVWRAHDQVLDRPVAVKLILPGPHDRDSPVERIRTEARSAARLVHPNVASVHDFGTSSTLPGRPVPYIVMELAEGETLAAHLRAGPLDWRISVRVCAEVAAALAAAHAEGIVHRDVKPSNVMLTPAGVKVLDFGIAVPTGTPDPLPEGIVVGTPAYLAPEQLDGEPATPAADMYALGVLLYYSLTARLPYHAVTAGELLGVRRRQPPERLPDIDGLPPEVADLCHSCLADEPGQRPTSLMAALLLAEAVDARVYVPMTIPTTRRPAPPSAWTERAATEATEAVAVFDQRR, translated from the coding sequence ATGCGCGCGCTGGACGGGCGGTACCAGCTCGAGCGGCGCATCGGCGTGGGCGGCATGTCCGAGGTGTGGCGGGCACACGACCAGGTGCTGGACCGGCCGGTCGCGGTGAAGCTCATCCTGCCCGGACCACACGACCGGGACAGCCCGGTGGAACGGATCCGCACGGAGGCCCGCTCGGCGGCCCGCCTCGTGCACCCGAACGTGGCGAGCGTGCACGACTTCGGCACCTCCTCCACCCTGCCCGGCCGCCCGGTGCCGTACATCGTCATGGAGCTGGCCGAGGGTGAGACGCTCGCCGCGCACCTGCGGGCCGGGCCGCTGGACTGGCGGATCTCGGTGCGGGTCTGCGCCGAGGTCGCCGCGGCGCTGGCCGCCGCACACGCCGAGGGCATCGTCCACCGCGACGTCAAACCGTCGAACGTCATGCTCACCCCGGCCGGGGTGAAGGTCCTCGACTTCGGCATCGCCGTCCCCACCGGCACCCCGGACCCGCTGCCGGAAGGGATCGTGGTCGGCACCCCGGCGTACCTCGCCCCCGAGCAGCTGGACGGGGAGCCCGCCACCCCGGCCGCCGACATGTACGCCCTCGGCGTGCTGCTCTACTACAGCCTCACCGCCCGCCTGCCGTACCACGCGGTCACCGCCGGCGAACTGCTCGGCGTACGCCGACGGCAGCCGCCGGAGCGGCTGCCCGACATCGACGGGCTTCCGCCGGAGGTGGCCGACCTGTGCCACTCCTGCCTCGCCGACGAGCCCGGGCAACGCCCCACCAGCCTGATGGCCGCACTGCTGCTGGCCGAGGCCGTGGACGCCCGGGTGTACGTGCCGATGACGATCCCGACCACCCGCCGACCCGCCCCACCCTCGGCGTGGACCGAACGGGCCGCGACGGAGGCCACCGAGGCGGTGGCGGTGTTCGACCAACGGCGCTGA
- a CDS encoding OsmC family protein — protein sequence MPDQSSWLREATATAEGGHVRTDDGGLSTALASPLAAHCTGLRPEQLLAAAFASCLHHAAVEAAGEITDEAHTVQVRAEAKLGRDDDGRYRADVRAQISSAGLSREQLADLVEYADRLWPFSSNDASRHRLTVTPAENGRH from the coding sequence ATGCCGGATCAGAGTTCCTGGCTGCGTGAGGCCACAGCGACCGCCGAGGGCGGTCACGTACGCACCGACGACGGCGGGCTCTCCACCGCGTTGGCTTCGCCGCTGGCGGCGCACTGCACGGGGCTGAGGCCGGAGCAGTTGCTGGCCGCGGCCTTCGCCTCCTGCCTGCACCACGCGGCGGTGGAGGCGGCCGGTGAGATCACCGACGAGGCGCACACCGTCCAGGTGCGGGCGGAGGCGAAGCTGGGACGCGACGACGACGGCCGGTATCGGGCCGACGTGCGCGCGCAGATCAGCTCGGCGGGTCTGAGCCGGGAGCAACTGGCCGACCTGGTCGAGTACGCCGACCGGCTCTGGCCCTTCTCCAGCAACGACGCCAGCCGCCACCGGCTGACCGTCACACCGGCGGAGAACGGCCGACACTGA
- a CDS encoding ATPase: protein MRFSVVETGYDQRQVDSCLDELGIRLSRLAARAEGAAGVGREWDEIREEAAWLSGLIRRLDLGGANGGRYAGDATRREAADLLARARVELDAAREEARQVREQAYAEAVEARRDFEAALYLRRRREARVDEILGRLTVDQVPADTPTAAAGVPGSRVGVGGLDAGAEPPSGRR from the coding sequence ATGAGGTTCTCCGTCGTTGAGACCGGTTACGACCAACGGCAGGTGGATTCCTGCCTGGACGAGCTGGGGATCCGGTTGTCCCGACTGGCGGCCCGGGCCGAGGGCGCGGCCGGGGTGGGCCGCGAGTGGGACGAGATCCGCGAGGAGGCGGCCTGGCTCAGCGGGCTGATCCGACGGCTCGACCTGGGCGGCGCCAACGGCGGACGGTACGCCGGTGACGCGACGCGACGCGAGGCCGCCGACCTCCTGGCCCGGGCCCGCGTCGAGTTGGACGCGGCCCGCGAGGAGGCGCGGCAGGTGCGGGAGCAGGCGTACGCCGAGGCGGTGGAGGCCCGCCGCGACTTCGAGGCGGCGCTGTACCTGCGCCGGCGGCGTGAGGCCCGGGTGGACGAGATCCTCGGCCGGCTGACTGTGGACCAGGTACCCGCCGACACCCCGACCGCGGCTGCCGGCGTACCGGGGAGCCGGGTGGGCGTCGGCGGGCTGGACGCGGGCGCGGAACCACCCTCCGGCCGCCGCTGA
- a CDS encoding response regulator, with amino-acid sequence MGADSPQPVRILVVDDDPGDVLMIEEALADSDVDKVIDVVSDGEEAMEFLRAEGRHQQARRPDVILLDLNMPRMDGRQVLGAVKQDEDLRTIPIVVLTTSNADTDIVGSYTLQANAYVTKPIDLDDFNDVVRRIDEFFGRVVVLPKRV; translated from the coding sequence ATGGGCGCAGACAGCCCCCAGCCGGTACGCATCCTGGTGGTCGACGACGACCCGGGCGACGTGCTCATGATCGAGGAGGCATTGGCGGACTCCGACGTCGACAAGGTCATCGACGTGGTCAGCGACGGCGAGGAGGCGATGGAGTTCCTCCGCGCCGAGGGTCGGCACCAGCAGGCCCGCCGACCGGACGTGATCCTGCTCGACCTCAACATGCCACGGATGGACGGTCGGCAGGTGCTCGGCGCGGTGAAGCAGGACGAGGATCTGCGTACCATCCCGATCGTCGTGTTGACCACCTCCAACGCCGACACCGACATCGTCGGCAGCTACACGTTGCAGGCCAACGCGTACGTCACCAAGCCGATCGACCTGGACGACTTCAACGACGTGGTGCGCCGCATCGACGAGTTCTTCGGCCGGGTGGTCGTGCTGCCCAAGCGCGTCTGA
- a CDS encoding STAS domain-containing protein, whose amino-acid sequence MTFSVSHVERDGEGAGLRLAGELDLSTAPQLTAAIEELTAAGETRLLLDLTDLTFCDSTGMAVFVRGDNQVAADGGWLRLTGASGRVERVLRVTGLADVLRYEPETRDPASQTAP is encoded by the coding sequence GTGACGTTCAGCGTCAGCCACGTCGAGCGCGACGGCGAGGGCGCCGGTTTGCGACTCGCGGGCGAGCTGGACCTGAGCACCGCCCCCCAGTTGACCGCCGCGATCGAGGAGTTGACCGCCGCGGGCGAGACCCGGCTGCTCCTCGACCTCACCGACCTCACGTTCTGCGACTCCACCGGCATGGCCGTGTTCGTCCGGGGGGACAACCAGGTCGCCGCCGACGGGGGGTGGCTCCGGCTCACCGGTGCCAGCGGGCGGGTCGAGCGGGTGTTGCGGGTCACCGGGCTCGCCGACGTGTTGCGCTACGAACCGGAAACGCGCGACCCCGCGTCGCAGACCGCCCCGTGA
- a CDS encoding cobalamin-dependent protein (Presence of a B(12) (cobalamin)-binding domain implies dependence on cobalamin itself, in one of its several forms, or in some unusual lineages, dependence on a cobalamin-like analog.), with protein sequence MTTATAAADPAGAFAGYLDCLADADEYGAIDLAIGLLDAGVPAERVLLDLVAPAQAEVGERWARNEWSVAQEHAATHISEQVVAAVVAHVDPRPTGGRVVVACMDGEWHALPPRLVAEVLRLRGWQVTFLGASVPAAHLVSYLHRYDAHAVALACALPMRLPYAHRMIEACRRSDVPVVVGGRGFGADGRWARRLGVAWAPDAPAAADLIADERALRAVPPPRLTHLADDEYASLVRRRGELIDGALADLLERVPAARAYSATQLDSTVSDLGHIVDFLAAAVYVDDSSLFTEFVEWLLEILVSRGVPAEAVALPFDFYRVALRDFPRAGRVLALGRAALPVADR encoded by the coding sequence GTGACCACCGCCACGGCGGCCGCCGACCCGGCCGGGGCCTTCGCCGGCTATTTGGACTGTCTCGCCGACGCCGACGAGTACGGCGCGATCGACCTGGCGATCGGCCTGCTCGACGCGGGCGTACCGGCCGAGCGGGTGCTGCTGGACCTGGTCGCGCCCGCGCAGGCCGAGGTGGGCGAGCGGTGGGCGCGCAACGAGTGGAGCGTCGCCCAGGAGCACGCCGCCACCCACATCAGCGAACAGGTGGTGGCGGCGGTCGTCGCGCACGTCGACCCACGCCCGACGGGCGGACGGGTGGTGGTCGCCTGCATGGACGGCGAGTGGCACGCGCTGCCGCCCCGGCTGGTGGCCGAGGTGCTGCGGTTGCGCGGCTGGCAGGTGACGTTTTTGGGTGCCAGCGTGCCCGCCGCGCACCTCGTGTCGTACCTGCACCGTTACGACGCGCACGCGGTCGCCCTGGCGTGCGCGCTACCGATGCGGCTGCCGTACGCCCACCGGATGATCGAGGCGTGCCGCCGCTCGGACGTACCGGTGGTGGTGGGCGGGCGCGGGTTCGGCGCGGACGGCCGGTGGGCGCGGCGGCTCGGTGTGGCCTGGGCGCCGGACGCCCCCGCCGCGGCCGACCTCATCGCCGACGAGCGGGCGCTGCGCGCGGTGCCGCCGCCCCGGTTGACGCACCTGGCCGACGACGAGTACGCCAGCCTGGTGCGTCGTCGGGGTGAGCTGATCGACGGCGCGTTGGCCGACCTGCTGGAGCGGGTGCCGGCGGCACGCGCCTACAGCGCCACTCAGCTCGACTCGACGGTGAGCGACCTGGGTCATATCGTGGACTTCCTGGCCGCGGCGGTCTACGTCGACGACAGCTCGTTGTTCACCGAGTTCGTCGAGTGGCTGCTGGAGATCCTGGTGAGCCGTGGGGTGCCCGCCGAGGCCGTCGCCCTGCCCTTCGACTTCTACCGCGTCGCGTTGCGTGACTTCCCCCGAGCGGGGCGTGTGCTGGCCCTGGGACGCGCCGCGCTCCCCGTCGCCGACCGCTGA